A segment of the Cohnella algarum genome:
TATCTGCGCAAGGCGGGCTTCGTTATCGTACAAACCGCGGATCGAATCGATCTGGGATTCGATCTCGGGATGCATCCAGGGCAAAATATCCACATATACGACCGGCACCCGCCGCTGCTTTGCAAAAATCGCCAAGACCGGGTTCGTGTTGACCAGCGCCAATGAGGCGCGCGAAACGACGTCCTGGATTTGTTCAAGCGCGGAGAAGCTCTCGGTATTGACCTCGACGATACGGTCGATGGCCGGATGACCTTGCAAAAATTCCAATGAGCTTCCCGTTCCGAGAAACACGATGTCGAACGATCGCTTTTCCGCGCCAATCGCATCGAGTATCGTGGAAACGGTCGAAGCCGGACCGTAGCAGTAGGAGCAAGCATCGACCAGGATATAGTCCGACGGCGCGGCGTCCGGCAATCTTCCGGCTGACAATGGCTTCACCTTCCCTCTCCCCGATCCGGGCTTCAATCGACCTTTCGGATAAGCGGCAGCGGGTTTTCGTAGTTCCAGATTTTCGAGAACGAGACCGACATGCACTCTTCGCATGTCGGATGCTTTTTGTAATCGTTGCCGAACGCGGCTCTGGCTTCCGAGGACAGGATTTCCTCCAGCGGCTGCTCGCTTAAATCGCCGTAGACGATGTCGTCGTCCGACGACATGACGCAGCAGGGAGTCACCTTGCCGTCCATCAGGACGTACAAGCCGTTGTTTACCCAAGGGCACCGGTGCTGCTGCGCGATATCGAAAGGAGCGTAAATATCGAGCCGTCCGTATTTCAGTCGCAGCAGCTTGACCTCATGGCCTAAACCCTCGCGCTGCCGGGCGGTTAAGTTCCCGTCCACCCCTTCCATCGGATAGAGCGGAATGAACTGAATCCCGCTGCATCCCGATCGGGCCGCGAACATGCACAGCGGCTCCAATTCCTCGATCGTCCGTCCGGAAACGACGGCGTTCAGAACCACGTTCAGCCGCGGATTGATGTCCTTGAAAGCCCGGATGTTTTCCGCGATCCTGTCCAGGCTCCCGCCGATGCGAACGGTTTTCCAATATTCCGGCTTCAGGCTGTCCACGCTAACGTACAACACGTCCGTCATCGGCAATAGGTTCGGGACCCGCCGATTCATCACCATCCCGTTCGTCACGAGCTGCACCGATAAATGCGGCATGCCGCTCTTCAACAACGAAACCATGTCCAGCAAATGCGGATACAGGAACGGTTCTCCGAATCCCTGGATGAGAACTTGCCGAAGCTCGGGCAGCTTCCCGAGCTCGAACACGATCCTCTCCATAAGCGGCTTGTCCATATGGTCGACGCTGTCGCCGTAAACGAGCGTTCGGGCGCAGTACGTGCATTTCAGGTTGCACGCCTTGGTAGGCTCGATTTGAACCCAATGAATGTGCCGCATCCATGATCCCTCCTTCTCCCGGGAACGCGTCTATTTGACCAGCTTCGATCCGAGCGATTGAGGCGGCTTCGCCTGCGGATCGACAAGCAATTCGACGAGATAAGGACCGTCGGTTCGCTTTGCCCGGAGAAGCGCCTCGACGAATTCCGTCTCCGAAACGGCTTTTGCGGCCGGGATCTTCATGGCGTTCGTCAGCTGCACGAAGTCGATATCGGGCATGTCGGTCCCGACGTATTCTTCATTGAAGATGTCCCGCTGCCAATGCATCTGGGTCCCGTATCCTTTATTGTTAAACACGATCCAGACGCACGGAAGGCCGTACTGCACCGCGCAACTGATCTCCTGCAGGTTCATCATGAACCCGCCGTCGCCGCATACCGAGTAAGCTTTCCCGCTGCCTTTGAGCACCGACGCGATGCCGACCGCCGCGCCGAGGGAGTAGCCCATCGCGCCCCATCCGTAGTTCAGGAACAACCGGTTCGGGTGCCGGATCTTCAGCGAAAGCATTCCCCAGTAGGCGTTTTCGCCCGAGTCCAGGATGACCGCGTCGTCGTTGTCCAAATATTCCGTCAGCAGCGAATACGCCTTTGCCGGATGCAGGTAGTTCGGATCGTTGCGGCTTTCCAGCACCCGGTAAGTCGGATAATAGCCGTGCAGGCTTTTTTGCTCCCGGATGAACCCGGTCGGATCCTCGAAAGCGAATCGGCTCCGGGCTTCCGGCATCGCCTGCAGCACGTCGGTCAGAGAACCGTGAATGAACAGCCGCGGCGTCAAATTTCGCCCCAATTCCCTGCGGTCGATATCGACATGGATCAATTTTTTGGCGATTTCTTCGTTCCAGCCCAGCGTCGTCAAATATTGCAGCGAAATGCCGAGGCCGACGATCAGATCGGACCGCTCGAGCAAATATTGATTCGCGACATCCTGCCCGTAGCACCCGATCATGCCCAGCGACAGCGGATGGGTTTCGTCTACGATGCCCCTTCCCCCCAGGCTGGTGCATACCGGAATACCGCAGGCTTCCTGCACCTGCCGCAGCCGTTCGACCGCCGTCGGTCCGGCGGCGTATACCCCCTGCCCGGCCATCAGCAGCGGGCGCTTGGCCTCTTGAAGAAGGGCGATCAGCCTCCGGATGGCGTCGCCTGCGACGGGCACGTCCGAAATCGGTTCGTCCAGGACGTCCATTTCGATGCCGGCGTTGCCGGAATCTTCGCACTCGAGCAAAAAATAATCCGTCGGAACGTCCAAATGAACGGGCCCCGGTCGGCCGCTGGTCGCGATCCGGTACGCTTCCCGGATCGCGCTTTCCGCATCGTCCCCTTTTTTCAGACGATAGCTCGTCTTGCACACGTTCCGGTAAATCCCCATAATATCCGGCGACCGGTTGACGCCGGAGCCTTCCTGGATGCCGCCTTTCCCGAGTTCGTCCGAAGCCGCTTGTCCGGTAATGACGATCAGCGGGATCGAATCGTAGTACGCTCCCGCGATTCCGGTCAGCAAATTGCTGGCCCCCGGTCCCGACGTGCTGATGCAGCACCCGCAGTTTCGCGTGATTCGGGCGTATCCGTCCGCCATATAGGCCGCTCCCTGCTCGTTTCGGGCGGCGATCAGCCTTAGCCCGTTTCTTCGGTTGATCGCCTGGAACAAAGGCAGTATGCGCCCTCCGGACACCCCGAAAATGGTTCCGATCCCCAGCTCCTCCAACGTCTTCGCCATAATGTCCGAGTTGGTCGTCCTGACGACCGAAGCCGCTTTCATCATTTTCTCCCGCCCTTTCTAATTAAGATAGCGTTCCAGCAGCTCCGTAATTTTACGAACGGTCTCGAAATTCTCGAACAATAAATCCTCGTCTTTTATTTCGATCCCGTATTTTTCTTCCAGCAGAACGATCATATTGATGATTTTGACGGAGTCCAATCCCATCGAGATCAGGTCGTCTTCCGGATCCAGTCGTCCGCCGGCAACCGAATCGTCCAAAATGCCGGTCAACATGCCCATAATATCCTCTTTCACGAACATCAACGGATTCCACTCCCTCGTCTCTCTACTTTTCGAGAATGTTCATCAAAATGCTTTCGATCGTATCCTCTTCCAGACGCAACGACGTAATCGTTTTCCCCTGGGCCGACAATAACGCGACGGCTTCGCTGGCCGGCAGCATCCGCTTGTCTCCTTCGATCGTCTGGACTCCGTCGAGGGCGGATACCAGCCGAAGCCCCGGGAAATCCAGCCGTAACGGTTCGGCGCAGCCGACGGCGATCGTATAGGTATAACCGAACGTATCCTTGAATCTGGCGACGGAGCCGTCGAAAAACAGCTCTCCTTGATGAATGAAAATGATCCGGCTGCATATTTTCTCGATATCCGACATGTCATGGGTCGTCAGCATGACGGTCACGCCGTCGTTTCGGTTGATTTCGGCGATGTAGTCCCGGATTTTGCTCTTGGCCACGACGTCAAGGCCGATCGTCGGCTCGTCCAAATACACGACCTTCGGATCGTGAAGAAGCGCGGCCGCAATATTGGCCCTCATCTTTTCGCCCAGGCTCAATTGCCTGACCGGCCGGTCGATAAACTCTTCCATGTCCAGCAATCGGGTATACATCTCCACGTTGCGGCGGAATCGCGTTTCTTCGATGCCGTACATCTTCTGATAAAGCTTGAAGCTGTCCGACATCGGCAAATCCCAAATGACGCGCGACCGCTGGCCGAACACGACGCCGATCTGCCTGGCGTTTTCCTGCCGCTGCTTGTAGGGGATCAGGCCGTCGACCTTGACCGTTCCCGACGTAGGCGTCAGCACGCCGGACAACATTTTGATCGTCGTCGACTTGCCGGCGCCGTTCGTTCCGATATAGCCGACGATTTCCCCGGGCTCGATCGAGAAGCTGATGTTTTTGACCGCTTCCTTGATGACGCGCTCCCGGCGGAACAACGATTTGACGTGGTTAATGAAGCCGGTCTGCCTTTTGTTGATTTCGAAATGCTTTGTCAGATTTTCGACTTCGATAATGGCCATGGACGTCTCCCGTTAAGAACCCGTACTCTGGTATTTTTTCAAATTCCGATTCCAGAACCGCACGCCGCATCCGAAGACGAGGAAGCCGACAACCGGGGTCAGGAATTGAAGCGCCGCGATCATCTCCCATTCCCCTTCCTTGTCCAACAGATAGTGGGC
Coding sequences within it:
- a CDS encoding radical SAM protein, which codes for MRHIHWVQIEPTKACNLKCTYCARTLVYGDSVDHMDKPLMERIVFELGKLPELRQVLIQGFGEPFLYPHLLDMVSLLKSGMPHLSVQLVTNGMVMNRRVPNLLPMTDVLYVSVDSLKPEYWKTVRIGGSLDRIAENIRAFKDINPRLNVVLNAVVSGRTIEELEPLCMFAARSGCSGIQFIPLYPMEGVDGNLTARQREGLGHEVKLLRLKYGRLDIYAPFDIAQQHRCPWVNNGLYVLMDGKVTPCCVMSSDDDIVYGDLSEQPLEEILSSEARAAFGNDYKKHPTCEECMSVSFSKIWNYENPLPLIRKVD
- a CDS encoding thiamine pyrophosphate-binding protein, producing MMKAASVVRTTNSDIMAKTLEELGIGTIFGVSGGRILPLFQAINRRNGLRLIAARNEQGAAYMADGYARITRNCGCCISTSGPGASNLLTGIAGAYYDSIPLIVITGQAASDELGKGGIQEGSGVNRSPDIMGIYRNVCKTSYRLKKGDDAESAIREAYRIATSGRPGPVHLDVPTDYFLLECEDSGNAGIEMDVLDEPISDVPVAGDAIRRLIALLQEAKRPLLMAGQGVYAAGPTAVERLRQVQEACGIPVCTSLGGRGIVDETHPLSLGMIGCYGQDVANQYLLERSDLIVGLGISLQYLTTLGWNEEIAKKLIHVDIDRRELGRNLTPRLFIHGSLTDVLQAMPEARSRFAFEDPTGFIREQKSLHGYYPTYRVLESRNDPNYLHPAKAYSLLTEYLDNDDAVILDSGENAYWGMLSLKIRHPNRLFLNYGWGAMGYSLGAAVGIASVLKGSGKAYSVCGDGGFMMNLQEISCAVQYGLPCVWIVFNNKGYGTQMHWQRDIFNEEYVGTDMPDIDFVQLTNAMKIPAAKAVSETEFVEALLRAKRTDGPYLVELLVDPQAKPPQSLGSKLVK
- a CDS encoding acyl carrier protein is translated as MFVKEDIMGMLTGILDDSVAGGRLDPEDDLISMGLDSVKIINMIVLLEEKYGIEIKDEDLLFENFETVRKITELLERYLN
- a CDS encoding ABC transporter ATP-binding protein, which codes for MAIIEVENLTKHFEINKRQTGFINHVKSLFRRERVIKEAVKNISFSIEPGEIVGYIGTNGAGKSTTIKMLSGVLTPTSGTVKVDGLIPYKQRQENARQIGVVFGQRSRVIWDLPMSDSFKLYQKMYGIEETRFRRNVEMYTRLLDMEEFIDRPVRQLSLGEKMRANIAAALLHDPKVVYLDEPTIGLDVVAKSKIRDYIAEINRNDGVTVMLTTHDMSDIEKICSRIIFIHQGELFFDGSVARFKDTFGYTYTIAVGCAEPLRLDFPGLRLVSALDGVQTIEGDKRMLPASEAVALLSAQGKTITSLRLEEDTIESILMNILEK